The Zobellia alginiliquefaciens genome contains a region encoding:
- a CDS encoding ABC transporter permease produces MLNRDNWKEIFETIQKNKLRTFLSGFTVALGILIFVVLFGFGNGLINTFDDFFGDDATNVLFVFPGRTTMPYKGYKSNRVIEFDNSDLADIEKNFPLFLEYITPRITRQDTVSYMNESNSYTTQAVGPAHQFNEMTIMMKGRYLNEQDIKNKTKYAVIGRLVEEDLFGAKNAIGKYIDVGGSSFKVIGVFQDDGGDNEERIIFIPYTTRQLIEKNTDKINQIVVGFKPEIGYAGAMAFDKSLDKFIRSKKYINPKDQNGIFIRNIADQLKQNQQFARVLQIIVGFVAFGTIIAGIIGISNIMVFVVKERTKELGIRKALGATPKAVIGTILLESVFITTVSGFVGMLIGIVILSSLGDKLKDFFITNPYIDISIAISATIVLIIFGAIAGYVPARRAARIKPIVALRDE; encoded by the coding sequence ATGTTAAATAGAGACAACTGGAAAGAGATCTTTGAGACTATTCAGAAGAATAAGCTACGTACCTTTTTGTCGGGGTTTACGGTTGCTTTAGGTATTCTCATTTTTGTAGTCCTCTTTGGTTTTGGGAACGGTCTTATCAATACATTTGACGATTTTTTTGGAGATGATGCAACCAATGTTCTTTTTGTGTTCCCGGGTAGGACAACTATGCCATATAAAGGCTACAAATCCAATAGGGTAATTGAGTTTGATAATAGTGATTTGGCAGATATTGAGAAGAACTTTCCATTGTTCTTAGAGTATATTACGCCAAGAATTACCCGTCAAGACACAGTCAGTTATATGAACGAGTCTAACAGTTATACAACTCAAGCCGTTGGACCGGCGCATCAGTTCAATGAAATGACCATTATGATGAAAGGTCGTTATTTGAATGAGCAGGACATTAAGAATAAGACCAAATATGCGGTCATAGGTCGTTTAGTAGAAGAAGATCTTTTTGGAGCCAAGAATGCAATAGGAAAGTATATAGATGTAGGCGGAAGCTCTTTTAAAGTGATAGGTGTATTTCAAGATGATGGTGGGGATAATGAGGAACGTATTATTTTTATACCCTACACTACACGTCAATTAATCGAAAAAAATACAGATAAAATCAATCAAATTGTGGTTGGTTTTAAACCAGAGATCGGGTACGCCGGTGCTATGGCTTTTGATAAGAGTTTGGACAAATTTATACGCTCTAAAAAATATATCAATCCTAAAGACCAGAACGGCATTTTTATAAGAAATATAGCTGATCAGTTAAAGCAAAACCAACAGTTTGCACGTGTATTACAAATTATAGTAGGGTTTGTGGCTTTTGGAACCATCATAGCCGGTATTATAGGGATCAGTAATATAATGGTGTTTGTGGTAAAAGAAAGGACTAAAGAGTTGGGTATACGAAAGGCACTTGGGGCAACGCCAAAAGCTGTTATAGGAACAATTTTATTGGAATCGGTTTTTATTACTACGGTTTCTGGTTTTGTGGGAATGCTTATTGGTATTGTTATTTTAAGTTCTTTGGGAGACAAGCTGAAAGACTTTTTTATAACCAATCCATACATAGATATCAGTATAGCAATTTCAGCAACTATTGTTCTTATAATTTTCGGAGCAATTGCAGGCTATGTTCCGGCAAGACGCGCTGCCCGTATAAAACCCATTGTAGCCTTAAGAGACGAATAA
- a CDS encoding efflux RND transporter periplasmic adaptor subunit has product MKKSVTRIVLLLIVVAFGGSMYYLYQKNAEDPVVYETEQASKKTIVKKTVATGSILPLEEVLIKPNISGVIEEVFVEGGDYVKSGDLLCRIKVVPNLNALNDARNNIDEAKIGLDDQLRNLERQKGLFAKGVISKVDLERAEVTYDQAKQSYAAANKRYDIVKTGTTKGYGNAANTQIRATVSGMVLEVPVEVGNQVIESNNFNEGTTIAAIADVDKMIFEGKVDESEVGKIKEDLPLEITVGALEGKTFDAILDYIAPKGKEENGAIQFEIKGTMKKQDSVFIRAGLSANASVILGRADSVLAIKEALVQFDDETKSPFVEIANGDQKFERKDIELGISDGIFVEVKSGLTEEDKIKVWNAIEKEEEKG; this is encoded by the coding sequence ATGAAAAAGTCAGTAACCAGAATCGTTCTTTTGCTCATAGTTGTAGCCTTTGGCGGATCCATGTATTACCTATATCAGAAGAATGCCGAAGACCCGGTCGTTTACGAGACGGAGCAAGCATCTAAAAAGACCATTGTAAAGAAAACCGTGGCAACAGGAAGTATATTGCCGTTGGAAGAAGTGCTTATTAAGCCCAATATTTCGGGTGTTATAGAAGAGGTTTTTGTTGAGGGTGGCGATTATGTAAAGTCGGGTGATTTGCTTTGCAGAATAAAAGTGGTGCCTAATTTAAATGCGCTAAACGATGCCAGAAACAATATTGATGAAGCTAAAATAGGTTTAGATGACCAACTTCGTAATCTGGAACGTCAAAAAGGACTGTTCGCAAAAGGGGTCATTTCTAAGGTGGATTTGGAGCGTGCCGAGGTGACTTATGATCAGGCCAAGCAATCTTATGCCGCAGCCAATAAACGATATGATATTGTAAAGACCGGAACCACCAAGGGCTATGGGAATGCTGCAAACACCCAGATTAGAGCTACTGTTAGTGGTATGGTCCTGGAGGTTCCGGTGGAAGTAGGAAACCAGGTTATTGAGAGCAATAATTTTAACGAAGGAACTACTATTGCGGCAATTGCAGATGTGGATAAAATGATTTTTGAGGGAAAAGTAGATGAGAGTGAGGTTGGAAAAATAAAGGAGGACCTGCCATTGGAAATTACCGTCGGTGCTTTGGAAGGAAAGACTTTTGATGCGATCTTGGATTACATAGCTCCAAAAGGAAAAGAAGAAAATGGGGCCATTCAATTTGAAATAAAAGGCACCATGAAAAAGCAGGATTCGGTATTTATTCGCGCAGGTTTAAGTGCAAATGCATCGGTAATTTTAGGTAGGGCAGATAGCGTTTTGGCTATAAAGGAAGCTTTGGTCCAATTTGATGATGAAACGAAATCTCCTTTTGTGGAAATAGCAAACGGAGATCAAAAGTTTGAACGCAAGGATATTGAGCTAGGTATTAGCGATGGGATTTTTGTGGAAGTGAAATCGGGTCTTACGGAAGAGGATAAGATTAAGGTCTGGAATGCTATAGAAAAAGAGGAAGAAAAAGGATAA
- a CDS encoding ABC transporter ATP-binding protein, whose protein sequence is MIEIKDLHKSYKMGSNSLHVLKGLNFSIAEGELVAIMGSSGSGKSTLLNILGMLDEADSGTYDLDGVPIKNLNETKAAKYRNRFLGFIFQSFNLINYKSAMENVALPLYYQKVARKEREEKALKYLEQVGLKEWATHLPNELSGGQKQRVAIARALAAEPKVLMADEPTGALDSKTSYEVMDLIQKINDEGNTILVVTHEEDIAHMCKRIVHLKDGVIVEDKKVEQVRAAQYVK, encoded by the coding sequence ATGATCGAAATTAAAGACCTTCACAAATCCTATAAAATGGGTAGCAACTCATTACACGTTTTAAAAGGATTGAATTTCAGTATTGCAGAAGGAGAACTAGTAGCTATTATGGGTTCATCCGGTTCGGGAAAATCTACGCTTTTGAATATTCTGGGAATGTTAGATGAAGCAGATTCCGGTACGTATGATTTAGACGGTGTTCCCATAAAAAACCTGAACGAAACAAAAGCGGCCAAGTACCGCAATAGATTTTTAGGTTTTATATTTCAGTCTTTTAATCTTATCAATTACAAGAGTGCCATGGAGAATGTGGCCTTGCCCCTGTATTATCAAAAAGTAGCAAGAAAGGAAAGAGAAGAAAAAGCATTAAAATACTTGGAACAAGTAGGGCTAAAGGAATGGGCTACGCACTTACCCAATGAACTTTCAGGAGGGCAAAAACAAAGAGTTGCAATTGCACGAGCCCTGGCCGCCGAGCCAAAAGTTTTAATGGCCGATGAGCCAACAGGAGCTTTGGATAGCAAAACATCGTATGAGGTTATGGACCTAATTCAAAAAATTAATGACGAGGGAAATACAATTCTTGTAGTAACTCATGAAGAAGATATTGCGCATATGTGCAAACGTATAGTGCATTTAAAGGATGGCGTAATTGTAGAGGATAAAAAAGTAGAACAGGTTAGGGCCGCTCAGTATGTTAAATAG